The Sphaeramia orbicularis chromosome 18, fSphaOr1.1, whole genome shotgun sequence genome contains a region encoding:
- the LOC115438516 gene encoding galactose-specific lectin nattectin-like — protein sequence MKLLVVFLLVGTMMVLSEGFPEPEPGPEAESSEESEPETESPDDESPDNESPDDGSPDEESPDEDKNSVVKRAVGCPFGWTQFGRRCLIVNAPMKWTDAQSRCLSMKGNLLSIHSVHQNNWAVSLMGGRRAWIAGSDAQEEGQWFNVDGTRFNYANWCHGEPNNHGGQEHCAEINYSDQKCWNDLSCSVRLHSICARKVNP from the exons atgaaGTTGCTGGTTGTGTTTCTCCTCGTTGGAACCATGATGGTCCTGTCAGAGG GTTTTCCAGAACCAGAGCCTGGACCTGAGGCCGAATCATCTGAGGAAA GTGAACCTGAGACAGAATCACCAGATGATGAATCACCAGATAATGAATCACCAGATGATGGATCACCAGATGAAGAATCACCAGATGAAGACA AGAACAGTGTTGTCAAGAGAGCAGTAGGATGCCCCTTTGGTTGGACACAATTTGGACGTCGCTGTTTGATTGTGAATGCACCAATGAAGTGGACTGATGCTCAG AGTCGCTGTCTGTCCATGAAAGGAAACCTTCTGTCTATTCACAGTGTGCATCAGAACAACTGGGCCGTAAGTTTGATGGGGGGCAGACGGGCATGGATTGCAGGATCTGATGCGCAAGAA GAGGGTCAGTGGTTCAATGTTGATGGTACACGCTTCAACTATGCAAACTGGTGTCATGGAGAGCCAAACAACCACGGTGGCCAAGAGCACTGTGCAGAAATTAACTATTCAG ATCAAAAGTGCTGGAATGATCTGTCTTGTTCGGTTCGCCTTCATTCCATCTGTGCCAGAAAAGTGAATCCCTGA
- the LOC115438515 gene encoding galactose-specific lectin nattectin-like isoform X4: MKLLVVFLLVGTMMVLSEGFPEPEPGPEAKPTEGSEPETESPDEDKNSVVKRAAGCPFGWTQFGRRCLIVNAPMKWTDAQNHCLSMKGNLLSIHNVYQNSWAMSLMGGRRTWIAGSDAQEDGQWFNVDGTRFNYANWCHGEPNNHGGQEHCAEINYSDQRCWNDAPCLMHLHSICARKVNP, from the exons atgaagtTGCTGGTTGTGTTTCTCCTCGTTGGAACCATGATGGTCCTGTCAGAGG GTTTTCCAGAACCAGAGCCTGGACCTGAGGCCAAACCAACTGAAGGAA GTGAACCTGAGACAGAATCACCAGATGAAGACA AGAACAGTGTTGTCAAGAGAGCAGCAGGATGCCCCTTTGGTTGGACACAATTTGGACGTCGCTGTTTGATTGTGAATGCACCAATGAAGTGGACTGATGCTCAG AATCACTGCCTGTCCATGAAAGGAAACCTTCTGTCTATTCACAATGTGTATCAGAACAGCTGGGCCATGAGTTTGATGGGGGGCAGACGGACATGGATTGCAGGATCTGATGCGCAAGAA GATGGTCAGTGGTTCAATGTTGATGGTACACGCTTCAACTATGCAAACTGGTGTCATGGAGAGCCAAACAACCACGGTGGCCAAGAGCACTGTGCAGAAATTAACTATTCAG ATCAAAGGTGCTGGAATGATGCGCCTTGTTTGATGCACCTTCATTCCATCTGTGCCAGAAAAGTGAATCCCTGA
- the LOC115438515 gene encoding galactose-specific lectin nattectin-like isoform X3: MCLSELKVFIWDICIICIIIIMKLLVVFLLVGTMMVLSEGFPEPEPGPEAKPTEGKNSVVKRAAGCPFGWTQFGRRCLIVNAPMKWTDAQNHCLSMKGNLLSIHNVYQNSWAMSLMGGRRTWIAGSDAQEDGQWFNVDGTRFNYANWCHGEPNNHGGQEHCAEINYSDQRCWNDAPCLMHLHSICARKVNP, encoded by the exons ATGTGTTTGTCTGAACTGAAGGTCTTCATCTGGGACATCTGCATcatctgcatcatcatcatcatgaagtTGCTGGTTGTGTTTCTCCTCGTTGGAACCATGATGGTCCTGTCAGAGG GTTTTCCAGAACCAGAGCCTGGACCTGAGGCCAAACCAACTGAAGGAA AGAACAGTGTTGTCAAGAGAGCAGCAGGATGCCCCTTTGGTTGGACACAATTTGGACGTCGCTGTTTGATTGTGAATGCACCAATGAAGTGGACTGATGCTCAG AATCACTGCCTGTCCATGAAAGGAAACCTTCTGTCTATTCACAATGTGTATCAGAACAGCTGGGCCATGAGTTTGATGGGGGGCAGACGGACATGGATTGCAGGATCTGATGCGCAAGAA GATGGTCAGTGGTTCAATGTTGATGGTACACGCTTCAACTATGCAAACTGGTGTCATGGAGAGCCAAACAACCACGGTGGCCAAGAGCACTGTGCAGAAATTAACTATTCAG ATCAAAGGTGCTGGAATGATGCGCCTTGTTTGATGCACCTTCATTCCATCTGTGCCAGAAAAGTGAATCCCTGA
- the LOC115438515 gene encoding galactose-specific lectin nattectin-like isoform X2 encodes MCLSELKVFIWDICIICIIIIMKLLVVFLLVGTMMVLSEGFPEPEPGPEAKPTEGSEPETESPDEDKNSVVKRAAGCPFGWTQFGRRCLIVNAPMKWTDAQNHCLSMKGNLLSIHNVYQNSWAMSLMGGRRTWIAGSDAQEDGQWFNVDGTRFNYANWCHGEPNNHGGQEHCAEINYSDQRCWNDAPCLMHLHSICARKVNP; translated from the exons ATGTGTTTGTCTGAACTGAAGGTCTTCATCTGGGACATCTGCATcatctgcatcatcatcatcatgaagtTGCTGGTTGTGTTTCTCCTCGTTGGAACCATGATGGTCCTGTCAGAGG GTTTTCCAGAACCAGAGCCTGGACCTGAGGCCAAACCAACTGAAGGAA GTGAACCTGAGACAGAATCACCAGATGAAGACA AGAACAGTGTTGTCAAGAGAGCAGCAGGATGCCCCTTTGGTTGGACACAATTTGGACGTCGCTGTTTGATTGTGAATGCACCAATGAAGTGGACTGATGCTCAG AATCACTGCCTGTCCATGAAAGGAAACCTTCTGTCTATTCACAATGTGTATCAGAACAGCTGGGCCATGAGTTTGATGGGGGGCAGACGGACATGGATTGCAGGATCTGATGCGCAAGAA GATGGTCAGTGGTTCAATGTTGATGGTACACGCTTCAACTATGCAAACTGGTGTCATGGAGAGCCAAACAACCACGGTGGCCAAGAGCACTGTGCAGAAATTAACTATTCAG ATCAAAGGTGCTGGAATGATGCGCCTTGTTTGATGCACCTTCATTCCATCTGTGCCAGAAAAGTGAATCCCTGA